In the Haloarcula salinisoli genome, TCGGGTGTAATTTGGTAGACCAACACATGGAAGCACTTACAACGTGAATTGTACCTATGGCCGCGATTGACCAGACCACCACGACGTGGCTCACCCTCGACCTGTGGCATCCGAACTGCTGGGCTATCAAGGCGACCGGAGAGACTACCGGTGGCGTGCTGGCCCACTCCATCTACACCTCGCCGAAGACAGACGGGAACCACAGCGGGAAGGTAAAGGGGCTGTTCACCGCGTTCGCCGACGACGAACCGGCGGTAAACGACCTGCTGGACGCGATTCGGGACTCCGAGCACGCCGGCGAGCTCTCCGAGCTCCAGGAACGCTTCGGACGCGAACGCAACGCCCCCGGGAACGTGGTCCGGGAGTTCTTCCTCGAGTACGACCCCGACGACATGGTGTGTCCGACCCTGCTGGAACACGGCTTCGTCCACAACGCCCCGGTCCGCATCGAGAACGGGCGCGAGGAGTGGCAGGTCTGTTTCGTGGACGAACGCTCCCAGATAGACGACGCGCTGGAGCGGGTTCGCGAGCAGGCCGGCGCGGAGGTCACCGTCGACTCCATCACCACGGGCGAGGCCGCCGCAACCACCGCCCGGGACCAGCGACTCGACACGCTCACCGCCAAACAGCGGGACGTGTTCGAACACGCACGCGAGGCGGGCTACTACGAGTGGCCACGGCAGTGTGACACGCGCGAACTGGCAGACGACCTCGGCGTCTCGAAGACCACGCTGCTGGAACACCTCAGAAAAGCCGAAGCGAAGCTGCTGGACCCGTAGATCAGGAACCGACCACGGCACGGAGCGCGAACAGCGCGTTCTGCTTGCGCTCGCGGATACGCCGGTAGAAGTAGGAGAACCATTTGCTGCCGTAGGGGATGTACTGGTACACCTCGTACTCCTCGGCCAGTTCGAACTGGGCGCTCTCGCGTACGCCCGTGAGCATCTGAATCTCGAAGGGGGTGCCGTGTTCCTCGTGGAGCTCCCTGGCGAGGTCTGTCATCGCGGGGTCGTGGCTCCCGACGGCGATACCGTCGTCGAATTCCTCGAACATGTAGGTCAGGTACTCCCGATACATCTCGTCGACTTTCGACTTCTCCGTGTAGGCAATCTCGGCCGGCGGGTCGTACGCTCCCTTCACGAGTCTGACCTTCCCCGGACAGTCGGCCAGCCGTTCGAGCGTCTCGCCGGTCCGCCTGAGGTTCGCCTGCACGCAGACGCCGACGTTTCCGTCCGTCTCGCGGGCGTGGCGCTCGAAGGCGTCGAGGGTCACGTCGACCGTGTCGTGGTC is a window encoding:
- a CDS encoding helix-turn-helix domain-containing protein, whose product is MAAIDQTTTTWLTLDLWHPNCWAIKATGETTGGVLAHSIYTSPKTDGNHSGKVKGLFTAFADDEPAVNDLLDAIRDSEHAGELSELQERFGRERNAPGNVVREFFLEYDPDDMVCPTLLEHGFVHNAPVRIENGREEWQVCFVDERSQIDDALERVREQAGAEVTVDSITTGEAAATTARDQRLDTLTAKQRDVFEHAREAGYYEWPRQCDTRELADDLGVSKTTLLEHLRKAEAKLLDP
- a CDS encoding proline dehydrogenase family protein, whose amino-acid sequence is MIPPIANNFVAGETAAEALDHVEELNARGVKGILNLLGEHYEDRADADADAEAYIDLAEGLARRDLDGCISVKPSQIGLEVGDDAFEENLARIVEAADCFVWVDMEDHDTVDVTLDAFERHARETDGNVGVCVQANLRRTGETLERLADCPGKVRLVKGAYDPPAEIAYTEKSKVDEMYREYLTYMFEEFDDGIAVGSHDPAMTDLARELHEEHGTPFEIQMLTGVRESAQFELAEEYEVYQYIPYGSKWFSYFYRRIRERKQNALFALRAVVGS